The DNA window GTGCACTCTTTTCTAAAGATGCCGAATTTTCTTTGCAGCCAAATGGTGtattaatgattttgttttactaATTTAATAGCCCTCTTTGCTATTTACTTATAAGGAAAGGGACGAGATTTTACTTGTGCAAATGACCGTGAGCATGTGCAATAGACTAGATTAAGCATTTTGGCATGAATTATCAtgtaataggttttttttccccGGCTATGCTGTCGTGCTTGCAGGGCAGGATAATTTAGGGCCATTAAGAAATGGAATCTCGGAGAATGCTGCACAAGCACCTGGGCCTTCTGATTACGGGTCTAATAACACACTTGTGTTGGCGGCGAAGAGGACAGATCGACCGGACATTCTTCACGGATTTAAACATTATCGAGGAGGTTGGAACATCACCGATCCCCATTACTGGGCTGTAAGTCTTGTTTCTGTTCTATTTTACGTTATATCAATGTTGCAGTTGACATTCAACTACGATAAGATCGATCACGTCACCCTTTGAGATCGTggttaaaagaaaatgagtaCCATGAGAATTAACGAAAAGGTTTTTTCCTTGATCTGTTAATTGGCATGTTAGAATTGCCGTTGTGTTCTGAATCGGAAAGCATCAGTATATTATTTAGATCCATGGGAAGaaaatcttcaaactttttttcacCTATTGTTTATCAACAGTGTCGAATTAACTTGGCAATGTCGGTTCTACAACTTTCTAAGAGGGAATGGTTAAAATTTAGCCGTGGAACAAGGCTATTAGCCTGTTAGTGCTTGTCTTTGTCTTCAGTACAGCTCTTGTGGGAGGCAAGCTGTGTTATTTGCTCATATACAAGTAACTGTGACAATTAGAATTGTTGAATGCAAATTATCAGCGTGCTTGTGTGCTTTCCCTTAAGTCCTAATGTCTTTGTTTACTAGTGCTAGTATCGCACCTTTTCTTGACTATTTTCATCTCTTAATGTCCATATTTATGTGCTGTACTTACATTTGGAAAAGTTCATCTTTATTCTTCATGTTCTCGGTTCTGACCCAACTATCTGCAGTCTGTTGGCTTCACAGGTGCTGCTGGTTTTATTCTGGCTTTcctgtggtttttttttgtttggctttgCCCTTGTAGCACATCATTGCTTCAAATGGAGAATTAACATTAAAGACAAAGGATCAAGCCGATCTCAAAGGATTTCTCTTATAATGCTTATACTGTTCACTTGTGCTGCAGCGTAATAATCTTAACTGCCAACTTACCTCTACCGTTATTgcctttcttcaattttttctggCCTTTTGTTTGTTATATTACCACTTGATGGTTTTTATGTTTGCTTTATTGCATATAAAAAAGTATGGAGAAGTATATTGTATGCTTATTTTTGTCATGGTTTGTCAATATTATACTTGAAAAATTATGATACTATGTTGATATAGAATCACATTTGATGTGAATTAATTGGCTCGTTATGGGAGAGAGAAATGTCAAATTTCCACTATCTGACACTTTACCATCATTATTTGAAGTTCCTAATCCATCATTAAAATGAATCCATTTTATCTGTGAAGTTTAATGTACAGACTCAAGTGTTTCTGAAACTTGGGTGGTTAATTGTCTGTTCTAAACTGTAGTTTCTAGAGTTCGTAATTGTTTTTGGCAATTGCATAAATGATTAGAGTTGAACCATATTTCAAGcagatatgtgtgtgtgtgtgtgtgtgtgtatctgtAATACTCTATTTCTAAAATATCTATCATGTCATTCGTGACTGATTTTCCATGTCTTAAAGTAAATTAGGTCTCTCCTATTTCTGAACCAATGCATTGACCTTTTCTTTATGGCTCTTCCTGATGccttattttgatgttttccaGGATTGGATGTATCCTTCTCTGTGTTGGGCAGGATGACTTTCACGGTGAAGCTATGAATACTCTGAAATATGTTGTAAACCAGTCAGACTACACTGTGCAAACCCTGAAAAATGTTACAGAGTATCTATCCCTTGCGAAGACCATCAATATAGCCCAGCTTGTTCTTCCTTCTAACGTCATGGATGATATTGACAAGTTGAATGTGGATCTCAATGCTGCTGCTGATACACTGACAGAGAAGACTAGTGAAAATGCTggaaaaatagtgaaagtatTCAATGCTGTGTATGTATCTGAATCCTTGGTAAATTACCAACCaggtattttattaatattcatGATGTTAATGGCTGGTTCTGAATTTATTGTTGCAGGCGGTCAGCATTGATTACTGTGGCTGCAGTGATGCTTGTCCTGGCTCTGCTTGGTTTTTGTAAGTATTTCCAACGGAGCCTTGCTGGCTGACAACTCATTTTACTTCTCATCTGTTCAGTTCTTTCCTGCTTGTAACTGATGGACGTGTTTTTATTTCAGTGCTGTCTATCCTTGGACATCAACATGCAATTCATATGTAAGTTACTGTCTTTGTTGGTTACATAATGTATTCTAGCAATAATATTAACATCCACTCGCTGgatgcttttcttttctgtatCTGATCACAAACATATTGTTGCAGATTTGTAGTGAGTGGGTGGTTGTTAGTGGCGGTTACCTTCATTCTTTGTGGAGTTTTTATTCTTCTCAACAAGTAAGATACTGATATTCTGGATCTTAAATGGAGAGATGTCCATCAATAACGTTATGCTGTGTTTGCTTGTGTGcataatttgaaatttactaTGCTGCGCATCATGTTTATTATAAACCCCCTTCACATGTAATCATAAACAAATACCTGCTGTATGGTTTATGAAATTATCTGTTACTTGTGGTCTGCTATATTTACAATGATGATCGAGTGCTTTCTTGTGTAGTCTGATTTTATGATTGCTTTTCCTTTTTGCTTGTCTTCTGAAGTTATTTTAGTTGAATGATGCCTGAGGCACACTTCAATATTGTGCCACGATAAATATGATGTCGATTTTTGTGAAATGCACTTTGATTACTTGAGGCtttgttgctgctgcttttGAATGCTTGCATATGGAATTTTTATTCAGTTAAAAAGGAATTGCGTATCGAACAATCAAATCTTATTTCAATTACTAAAATATAGTATTTTGTGCTTTTGCAACAGTGCGATTTCTGACACCTGTTTGGCCATGGAAGAATGGGTGGAAAATCCCCATGCAGCATCTGCTCTTAGCAGCATTCTTCCTTGTGTTGACCAAAGAACAACAAACAACACACTCGTCCAGAGTAAAGAAGTCATCACTGatattgtaaatgttgtcaATACCTATATATACACATTTGCAAATGCAAATCCATCCCAGACAGAGTTTAATTATTATAACCAATCTGGACCTTCCATGCCTCCTCTGTGCTACCCATTTGACTCTCTTTATCAAGATCGTCAATGCGAGCCCCGGGAGGTGTCTATGGCAAATGCATCTGTGGTATGTCTATCATCTCTGTCTACATCTTAATTTGGACTTGCATGAAATTGAAGTAGTGGCTTCTTTATCCTTATTAACCAATAAGTACTACTTGGAGGATAAGTTCAACATACAGAATGGGATGACTAGGAATTTTGTCATCATAGCTAATGAGATTTTCACTTCATACTTTTTGTACCAGATGTGGTCGTGGTTgataagtaaaaattaaattcagtcACTTCATTTTATCATTATCGGGTAAGGGGTTTTCACACAAAAAATGAGGTAGCTGATATCTAGTTTTAACTTTGTACAGTACCTCGTTAGAATTTGCTATTTTCAATGTATAACTGGACACGTGAGTCTAGCCATTAAATCAGGAGAGAACAAAAGTGGAAGAGGGCGTGGGGGTGTCTCAGAGCTTACATTTTGATTAAACTTATGTTTTTTTGCGTGTCCTAGAGTTTTGGATCACTTTTCAAGCCTCTTTGTTATAATATCACATGAACAGGTGAAATCTCATATGAATTGACAAAATATTGCATCATTATCTTCAAGACTTTTGCTTGGTTTATCTGAAGTATGAGCTTCTAACTGATTTGATGCTTGGTCAGTCCTTTACTTCTCTCAGAGTTAGAAAATTATGAACTTTACATAATTGTCAGACTGGACACTCTGGGATTTTGTGAGAGAAAAGAAGTGGGACAATGATTGTTGCCTTTTGATGCCTTTGCCATGTAGagttttttatgcttttctgGCCTTGATTATTTTAAGGACAAGTCTAGACACTAAGTTCATGGCAAACTACTACCTATTGTGTATTCATGGAACAAATTTgaaattcatttatttgtttaaattttcagGTTTGGCAGAACTACACCTGCATGGTTTCATCATCTGGGCTGTGCACAACTGTTGGTAGGGTGATCCCTGACATCTATAGACAATTGGTGGCAGCAGTTAACGAAAGCTATGCTCTTGAGTACTACACCCCGGTTTTGCTCAGCCTTCAGGATTGCAAGTTTGTTAGGGACACATTCCTAGAAATCACCTCGAGTCATTGCCCTCCATTGGAGCATTATCTCAAGATTGTAAATGCGGGGCTGGGCTTGATCTCAGTAGGAGTTTTGCTGTGTCTCGTTCTCTGGATACTATATGCAAACTGCCCCCTAAGGGAGGAAGTGTTTGCGAAGATATCCTCGCCAATAAAATGCAGCAGTGGTTGTGCAGGTGTTAAGATAGGTTCTTCAAGTAGTGGCAAGAATGATGCATCATTGTCGATTACAAGTGTAGTGTAGTAGAAATCAGTGTAAGATTAGGTTCTTTTTTCCAGTTTGTTGTATCCCCTATTAGGGGAAGAAACCAAGATGGGGCGAAGTTCCATTTTGAGTTGGAGATCATAGCCATTGAAATGTACTTGTTACTCTTGTATagtgctaaaaatatttttgtttaatctcTGTACTTGGTGGTTTGTTCTGCAAGTTACAGTCCAAATCAACCTCCATGATGGCCATTCCTCATGATCCGTGTGACACTTCCCATCCTTTGGGCACTGCTTAAATTTCTTTGGCTATCAGAGTCCCAATATGCTTTTGGGCTCTCAAGTGCAAGGTAGTTTCTGCGTGGTGATAGCTTATAGTAAGCtaccttctattttttttatacaaattaacTCTATTATAACTATCGTATAGGCAATCGTGGAAGCATAATCCCCAAGGATGGCTCTCATTTAAAATTCAACATCATCCAAGAAACTATACATTCTCTGGTTCCAATAGAATCCCCTTGGGGCCATGAATGACAAGCTAGTCATTGTGATGCATGTCTGGGAAACTTACTCCACTTAATCTTGCAAGGAACAACGTGTTTAAGAAAGATAGATGTAgttggaggagagagagagggtttgGCGGCCTGATAGTGCGAACGCAGTATCATAGGGAGAGAAAAGGAGTGTAGAATTAAAGAATCGGAGACTAATGGGAGGATTAGTGACATTGATAGGTTGGCGGAGTTGAGAGGATTACGGCGGCTTCACGGAGAGTTTCGGTGgggagagaggaggaggagaatttGGTCACTGCCATTGATAGAGGTTTTGGAGGTTTGTGTTTTTATGGTCTTAATTTGTTATGGTGctgggagagggagagaggagtGCGTATGGATTGGGAAGGAAGGAGTTGGCGGGAAGGAGTTGACACGTGGAGAAATGGGATTTGCTGAGGTGTTGAAGTTAGTTGTAATAAGAACACGGGATGACAAGTTAGGAAGAGTGGCGGGATGCCCCTTATGGTTTTTATGGTTAGGCGCTTGTTTTGAAGGGAATTCCTCACACTATCGTAATAATAgccaatttttgttttttaattgatactaattatttatcttaattgctTATATTAAACCTCAATGTGTGCACAATAATATTTTACGAGGAGCAGGAGCAATATAATGAgcaataattattaaactttaaatCATCATACTGTCGACGAATTGCCCATGATGATTAGCGTGATTTATGAATCGGTGATATCATGTGAACTGGGTACACACTTACAATTATATCACCCTTTACATCACAATTCTGCAAAATCATGCTTAATAGTGCCAAAAGGGCcgtgaaaaatataaatcaaaacttCAAGTGGTGATTTAAGAACAATGGGCTTGAAATTGATCATTtcacaaatcaattaaaacacaAGTCTCCACTTGGATTTCCCAGTTGTTCTTTTGTACTAATTTCTTCAGTAATTATCATCCAGCTTGGAGTGACCTCTGGGAGTTCATCTCAGCAATTCTATCTCCTGCAAAACGGGCGGTGGATTTCTGGGTTTGAGCTTATGAATGTTGGCACCGTTAGCTTAAGAGAAAAAACAGGTGACGATTGAAATGGATTTTGGAGCCCCACTATCTGCAGTAATTAAGACATCAAACGACTAAATATACTGATTTATTATTTACGCCAAACTACTTCTCCAGTTTAGGCAAGCGGTGGATGATCAGCTCACCCACTCTGCCTTTATGGAGTCAGCTTGCCGTATCATCAGTCAAGCATGTGGATCATATCCCATTAATCTAAAAACTTGTTGATGTCGATCCTGAACCAAACTAATAAAATCATAACAGGACAAGTCAACCGAAGTCCATAATCACGATAGAAATACTTGAAGCTCTCGTCATACCCAGTAGAGGTTTAACAGGGTTGTTCAACCAAGTCTTATCTAATTTGGCTATAACGGACTTTAAGTTTTCCGACGAAAAATGAGTGATTATACTGTCAACCGATGCGTGCATTGCCTATTGTTTATTGCTCCGGGCTATAAAAAAAGAGGTATCGTGAAGAAACTATGCACACGAGCACCAGTACCGTTCAACTTGGATGCTAATCAAGCCTGGAAATTAAGGGACGAAAGATAATAGACTATGTGGCGTAGTCTTATGAGATAGGGGCAGTGAATTAAGAATCAGAATAAAGAAAAATGGGGGGGTCATGGCTTGACCTCATGCTTGAGTATTGGATGATTCTTTgttctccctttttttctttttctttattttttgtttttttgtttttcaatggaACGGTTGCCAACTAAGTTGTAATGTCATTTGTCAACCCAACCAATACAGATACGTGGTCATGAATTGCGGGCTCCCAGGCTCCGTGTCTCATGTTAACATATCTTGGTATTTTATTTGGCCTAATTTGGTcatcaactttttttcaaaaaaaaataaattattcttcattgttgggttttttaaatattaaattttataatttttataatttttttttatgaatttatcttgattttatgacatgattttgataaattaacttgagttgactcgagttaatttttttttttttaatttttttcttaactttatcttttaatattgaattaattgagaatttggttttttattttttttttatttgctttacaTGGGTTAATCATTATCTCATAATTTGGACATCAAATTTGGCTAGTTAACTAGGTtagtttggttttattttttattcttttttaattaatttttttttaattttattcttaatattcgGTTGGTTTGAAATttgactttataattttatttttatttttttctattgaattatCCTAGTTTCATAATccaagtttgacaagttaattagGATTGACTTAggatattgttttttcaattgattttcttttcaatctaatcattcaatattgattttgattaaggattgtatttttatatattttttttatgaggttatcatgatcTTCTGACATGGGTTGCGGGTTAGGTTGGTTTCCtcgagttttttgtttttttttttaatttatttattttttcaatttcattctttagtATTATGTTGaagaattaggcttcataatttatttcaacttgttttttatgaggttatcctaaTATTATGACTTGGATCACGGGTTTGGTTGGCTAACTTGGGTggttattttgtgttttttttatttcatcatttaacattgagtttattgagAGTGGAGCTtcgtaatttgttttaattttctttttatgtgattatctcagtctcataacTTAAATTTAGTAAGTTAATCAAGGTTGACTCGActtattttttgattaatttttatttttaattatattatttaatattggattaattaagaatgaagcttaataattttttttttatttactttctacaTGGTCATAACCTAGGTTAGAGATTTTTTAGGTTAACATAAGTTGATCCGAGTGAATCTGAGgctatcaaaataaattcaaatagatctaatatgttatattttaatattttaaaaagatattattttaattttttttaatcaaattatattttactaataattttaattatctttgaAGTTAATCCTATTACATCAtgtcaatattaatataattttatgtttttccgttaaaaaaacatgttaacaacgctaaaatattttttttacattcaataaaaatttaatctgaTACATCCACGACAAATCACTCGAAATTATCCAATATAATCTAAACGCCCAGCAGGGGAAGCTTCTAGAGGGTCAAAAGACAGGAGCAAGTCAATGGTCTAACATGGATAACTAGGCCTAAGAAACCCAAGTTGAATAGCTTGTAATTAATGAATATTGGGttgaaagaaattcaaagaattaGGTATTATGTCTTGTTTCGTTTCACATGGCATTAACTTCATCGTTTTGGACATGTGGCAGCAtaccttgaattttcttttttttaaaatcaaatcagttCAAACCGGCTagtttcaatttagttttttaaaataaaaccaattcaaatcaatttgatttaattttttcagtttagtttagttttttttccggtttgggttcggttcagttttttcaatttcaagcttataaaactcaaatcaaactaaatcggttggttttttttaaattctaatcgatttgttttcatggtttaattttttcaattgttttttttttaatttttttaatttaatcaattttttagttttttggaaTCACctctaagagtgtgtttggtagtgtggtagcagttactttttaaataacctttttgtgctgaaatgcatgccaatgtttttttatgttttaaaaattatttttgacattaacatatcaaaatgatctaaaatatataaatcatattaaattttagcaaaaaaaaaattaaatttttttgagaacGTGGTTTCAACCACGGTTCCCACCAAACGGTATCTAAATTTACATGGCATTCTATGTTTTATAATCAAATACCATTACTTGAAATTGATAATCAAATACCATTACTTGAAATTGGTCTGAAACTTTAGCTAACAAACAAACTCaaatttaaagagagaaaaaatgggGCACTGCCTTTCAATACTTTTTTTGTATAGACTAACAGCTTACTGCTATCATTATAATTTGAATGCACATTtgcactttattttttatattaccctTGATCAATGGCTAAACTCACTTGCACCATCTAAAGTTAAAAAcctacaaatgaaaaaaaaaaaaaaaaaaagccgagctcgagaaaataaataaataaataagcaaaacaaaataaccCCATAAGAGAGGAAGAGGTAAGAGGAGGAGAGTTTGAATATTTCGTGGGGCCGTGTTGTTAAACTTGCGTTAACGGCAAAAACGGTTTAAAAAGTCAAAGGTAGATATATAATAGAGAATCATCAACGCGGTCttaactttataatatttttctttttcttcttattcgACCATGACTAAGAATAAAAATGCAAGAATATTATAgtgattatttattaaaatatttttattaaatattttatattttttaaaaaatattttttaatcttaatatatcaaaataatttttaaaaagtaagtaaaaatattttaatttttttttttaaaaaaaacatcattccAAACACGTTTTcaaacaactttttaatttttctatttttattttgtataaaaacaaaagccTTCAAAAATGTGTAATTTAATGGGAcgttataatttaaatttgtaatttttccatTAAACTTCAGATTTAGgttggattttaaattaaattaaattgaagttaattaatataatatgattAACTTATCTAGTGAATATATAACCGGTTAAAAtctaatttggttttttaaatttttatttaaagcaatgttattttttttttttttataaataaaatagcatcattttgaattaacaaaataatatatccaACCATTATCTATTCTCTGGATTGAagctaaattttataattttgagaaatatcaggattttttttattggtaaaaaaattagtaaacgTAAAGGCTAATCATTTATCAGATAATAATATTACCTAATTTACACTTacgttatatataaaaagataaaatctaGAGATGGAATGGGATCTAGGGATGAGTTTTTTGTCCTTTTGACTCAAACCCTTCATTTCCCAACATAAAACGGGGATTCTTTCCatcaaattaagttaattttagatcattaagatattataaataaagataGCTAGAAGTAAAACAAGAAAGTTCATGACAATTTCAGAAAATGAATATTGAAAATTTACATCCCAAATACtcatattttaatgtgatattACTTATGAAAACATCCACAAAATAGTTCTGTAcatttcaaaatctaaaatgcAGGTGTCCTCATTAAAAATAATCGAAGACTGGATAGCTTTATCGATTactgaaggaaaaaaagaaaaagaaaaaaagaggaatctCTTTTGACTAGTCAGAGTACTTAAATAGTTACATCTGCATATATTGTAATTCACTGAACTTAATGGACCTTTGATGGTGAAGTATATAAATACCAGAGCCATGAACATATTAAACTGTAAACGAACAAACTCACCCGTCTGGGACTGCGAGAAAAGAGGGAGGTGGTCTTCCTTGTCTGCTGAAAGGAAGGAGCTTTTTTAATGTACAGTAAGATTGAATGGATTCTATCTTTAAATATTCTACTGCCTTCACTCAATCTCTTGCTTCATTGTAAGACCTATTCTTAGCTTCAAGAAATCACGATCCCCTTCTTGTACGCAAGTTTCTCCTTTCATCAACACTTACTTTTTCTGTCATCTTTTTCGTTACATCACCTTTTCTTCTGCTCATGCTTATTCCTTTTAGTCCTTGAATTGCTAAAGTTCTGTCCTTTTTGTTGCATCTGAGAGGGTTCTTTCTTTTGCTCTTTTGTCTTTCCGCTTTTCCTTTCTgggttttctcttcttttttttttggtgcgtTTTTAATGCTTATAGTTGTGTTTTCCTCAACTGGGTCTTTGCCATTTCTTGTGATTATTGGTCTCTTTGCGTGATCCTATTTGTTTGCCAGTTTTGTTAAAGCCTTACTCCACGAAGTTGTCTCTCGGCTCTCGCTCTCGGCCCCCTTTCCCTCATTCTTTATGTTTGCATCCTCTTTTTCTGTAaagtttttttggttgtttttgttataGTACTCACCTTCAAATTTTCCTTGTTTTATTCCAACTacagtgattttttatttcaagggGAATATAGTGGAGAACAACAGCTTGGTTTTGGGCTTGGAGTTCCTGAACATTGATTGAGATTTCATCAATTGTTGGCTGTTTTTGAGAATTGGAGGATGGGGGATCACTTTGTATTGCTGGTGAATCGTTTGATAACTGAATCCACCTTAGAAGCTGCAATTGAGAGCAGAAACCTGTCGATGCAAGCCACAGCGTCTGacacaaaaattgataaatctttCCAGAAACTGGATTTTGGGGATATATCAACTCCGAGGAAATTGGTGGAGTGCAGGATATGCCAGGATGAGGATGAAGATTCTAATATGGAGACACCATGTTCTTGTTGTGGTAGTTTGAAGGTTGGTtaagcttttattttcttatcaatccaaaaaaaatcattcatattAGTGATTTTGGAGAATTATATGTTCTTTTGATGCACATGAGAACGAGTGTTTGTTAActgctaaatatatttttgttactttttttttttatcaactttggAATTCAAGGTTGGTTTCCAACTAGTTTGGAGTGGAAGTCATTAAGTTTGAAACTTGATGCTTAGGCCTTTCTGGATAATTGTTTCGCCTTTTGGGGAGATAATTATCCACCAGAAGGTTTACCTGCTTTCATCCCAAAAGACCAAAccaaatattttctttcctCGTGTAAGTGGACTGTTTGGTTATTTGGTTTACTGATAATTTGATTCATATAGGCTTCTGGTAATGGTGAGATGCGTCTGAAAAACCCTTATCATTGCTCGTGCTTAACTGGCATTTACAGCAGGTCACATCTTATTTGATGCAACATCAAGCCACAAAAACAGTCAATATCATGATCATTATAGACATGCCATCCCATCAACATTGACACCCTCCTTATTTTCCTGGAGGAAAATGGAAAGTTTGGTAGATAGCTTATAGCCGAGGCAGTCAAGCATCAATGTTGATGAAAGTTCTTAAGTTGGGTTGGTTGATCTGAATTTGCATGTTTGGTGTTGAAAAACATACTGAGACGTGCCTAACTTGAGCCAGGTGACCTGAGTTTTCTTGTTTATAGTTGAAAAGTATACCTAAATAATCTACCCCCAGGGATTTGTTTCTGGGCGTATTCTAGAAGGTGTT is part of the Populus alba chromosome 10, ASM523922v2, whole genome shotgun sequence genome and encodes:
- the LOC118046355 gene encoding LOW QUALITY PROTEIN: uncharacterized protein (The sequence of the model RefSeq protein was modified relative to this genomic sequence to represent the inferred CDS: deleted 1 base in 1 codon), translated to MKMFLVLRFGILFLVVSLSCSVLALPGNGPAKDPLKYILGQDNLGPLRNGISENAAQAPGPSDYGSNNTLVLAAKRTDRPDILHGFKHYRGGWNITDPHYWASVGFTGAAGFILAFLWFFLFGFALVAHHCFKWRINIKDKGSSRSQRISLIMLILFTCAAAIGCILLCVGQDDFHGEAMNTLKYVVNQSDYTVQTLKNVTEYLSLAKTINIAQLVLPSNVMDDIDKLNVDLNAAADTLTEKTSENAGKIVKVFNAVRSALITVAAVMLVLALLGFLLSILGHQHAIHIFVVSGWLLVAVTFILCGVFILLNNAISDTCLAMEEWVENPHAASALSSILPCVDQRTTNNTLVQSKEVITDIVNVVNTYIYTFANANPSQTEFNYYNQSGPSMPPLCYPFDSLYQDRQCEPREVSMANASVVWQNYTCMVSSSGLCTTVGRVIPDIYRQLVAAVNESYALEYYTPVLLSLQDCKFVRDTFLEITSSHCPPLEHYLKIVNAGLGLISVGVLLCLVLWILYANCPLREEVFAKISSPIKCSSGCAGVKIGSSSSGKNDASLSITSVV